A genomic region of Mycobacterium senriense contains the following coding sequences:
- a CDS encoding serine hydrolase domain-containing protein, translating to MSAPAGISLDNWLSAPYAQWSFQHVEDFVPTAVISRGTRPVAALPSTPSPLTEIPLVSAGEVATTVGGVLAATATDGWAVAHRGSLVAEEYLGGMGAQTRHLLFSVSKSLVGAVVGALHEAGAIALDAPVTKYVPALESCGYAGATVRHLLDMRSGIGFSENYHDPTAEIHLLDQAMGWAPTNSPDAPATLHEFLLTLRQKSTHGGPFQYRSCETDVLGWICEVAGGRRMPELMSQLLWSRIGAQCDATIGVDAVGTGFFDGGISACLTDMIRFGSLFLRDGVSLTGQQVVPAAWIADTLDGGPDSRQAFAASPDDNEMPGGMYRNQMWFPYPGNDVVLCQGMCGQMIYINRRVQLVAAKLSTQPDSHEPHMLDTLRAFDAVARELV from the coding sequence GTGAGCGCCCCGGCCGGTATCTCACTGGACAACTGGCTGTCGGCCCCCTATGCGCAGTGGTCCTTCCAGCACGTCGAAGACTTCGTTCCGACCGCGGTGATCTCGCGCGGGACCCGGCCGGTCGCGGCGTTGCCCTCAACCCCTTCCCCCCTGACCGAGATACCTCTGGTCAGCGCGGGCGAGGTCGCCACCACCGTGGGCGGGGTGCTGGCCGCCACCGCGACGGACGGATGGGCCGTCGCGCACCGGGGATCGTTGGTGGCCGAAGAGTACCTCGGCGGGATGGGCGCGCAGACCCGGCACCTCCTGTTCTCGGTGAGCAAGTCGCTGGTGGGAGCGGTCGTCGGTGCGCTGCACGAGGCCGGTGCGATCGCGCTCGATGCGCCGGTCACGAAATATGTTCCGGCACTAGAGTCTTGCGGCTACGCGGGCGCGACGGTGCGTCACCTGCTGGACATGAGGTCGGGCATCGGCTTCTCGGAGAATTATCACGACCCGACCGCGGAGATACATCTTCTCGACCAGGCGATGGGCTGGGCGCCCACGAACAGTCCCGATGCCCCCGCCACGCTGCACGAGTTCCTATTGACCTTGCGGCAGAAGTCCACTCACGGCGGCCCGTTCCAATATCGCTCGTGTGAAACCGATGTGCTGGGCTGGATCTGCGAGGTGGCCGGCGGTCGGCGAATGCCCGAACTCATGTCGCAACTCCTGTGGAGCCGCATCGGCGCCCAATGCGATGCCACCATCGGCGTCGACGCGGTGGGCACTGGGTTCTTCGACGGCGGCATCAGCGCTTGCCTCACCGACATGATCCGGTTCGGTTCGCTGTTCCTGCGCGACGGTGTTTCGTTGACCGGCCAGCAAGTGGTGCCGGCGGCGTGGATCGCCGACACCCTCGACGGCGGGCCCGACTCGCGTCAGGCGTTCGCCGCCAGCCCCGACGACAACGAAATGCCCGGCGGGATGTATCGCAACCAAATGTGGTTCCCCTATCCGGGCAACGACGTCGTGTTGTGTCAGGGCATGTGCGGTCAGATGATCTACATCAACCGTCGCGTGCAGCTGGTCGCCGCCAAGCTGTCCACTCAGCCGGACTCGCACGAACCGCACATGCTCGACACGTTGCGGGCATTCGATGCGGTGGCCCGCGAATTGGTTTGA
- a CDS encoding DUF732 domain-containing protein has product MSSAGIAAASPQDDAYLAQLRAVGLTWPPKTDEALIAEAHDVCYDLTWGWTPQQIADDLHARLDTKGVTLLDVGSLVNAAHSIYCPGNVCDAPSLCT; this is encoded by the coding sequence GTGAGTAGCGCCGGCATCGCGGCCGCCTCCCCCCAGGACGATGCCTACCTCGCGCAATTGCGTGCCGTCGGCCTCACCTGGCCGCCGAAGACGGATGAGGCACTCATCGCCGAGGCGCACGACGTGTGTTACGACCTCACTTGGGGTTGGACGCCGCAACAGATCGCCGACGACCTGCACGCCCGCTTGGACACCAAGGGCGTGACGTTGCTAGACGTCGGAAGCCTGGTCAACGCCGCGCATTCGATCTATTGTCCCGGCAACGTGTGTGACGCCCCGAGCCTTTGCACCTGA
- a CDS encoding TIGR03086 family metal-binding protein, translated as MTPLMIDVLRTHHREAVLATIDIVQRVSTGDLERPTPCSDWNLLELVAHMTAQHRGFAAAAHGDGADPAVWETSAVIDAVAADPAGSYGAAACELLTAVAKDEALTQLFALPDFGQGAVFPFEQAIGFHFIDYVVHGWDVARAVGLPFELPDNVIDAALALGLQVPSGDYRTGASAPFGPALERVSDGTGFDRLLRHLGRSPAWSAPDKQPA; from the coding sequence ATGACTCCGCTTATGATAGATGTTCTGCGAACACACCACCGCGAGGCCGTGCTGGCCACCATCGACATCGTTCAGAGGGTCAGCACTGGCGACCTCGAGCGCCCAACTCCATGCAGCGACTGGAATCTGCTGGAACTGGTGGCCCATATGACCGCGCAGCATCGAGGGTTCGCCGCGGCGGCTCACGGTGACGGCGCCGATCCCGCGGTGTGGGAGACCTCTGCGGTGATCGACGCGGTAGCGGCCGACCCCGCAGGCAGTTATGGTGCCGCGGCTTGCGAGTTGCTCACGGCCGTCGCCAAGGACGAGGCGCTCACCCAGCTTTTCGCATTACCCGACTTCGGCCAGGGTGCCGTGTTTCCCTTCGAGCAAGCGATCGGGTTTCACTTCATCGACTACGTCGTGCACGGCTGGGATGTGGCCCGCGCGGTTGGCCTCCCATTCGAGTTGCCCGACAACGTGATTGACGCGGCGCTGGCGCTCGGATTGCAAGTTCCGAGCGGGGACTACCGCACCGGCGCTTCCGCTCCGTTTGGGCCGGCGCTCGAGCGAGTGTCGGACGGCACTGGCTTCGACCGACTATTGCGCCACCTCGGTCGCTCGCCGGCATGGAGCGCACCCGACAAACAGCCGGCGTGA
- a CDS encoding MarR family winged helix-turn-helix transcriptional regulator, which translates to MAKGQSRPDLAAMLGPLVRELVAAELPILERHGLSMWGYTVLTELDNSPVRTQAALAAAIGADKTRIIAVLDNLQQLGYIDRRPDPDDRRVRLLELSERGRTIKRQVQQAIQRGEEGWLCQLTPADRKSFLRILQQLTPRPTDD; encoded by the coding sequence ATGGCCAAAGGGCAGTCCCGACCTGATCTTGCGGCGATGCTCGGACCGTTGGTGCGCGAACTCGTGGCTGCCGAGCTGCCGATCCTCGAGCGCCACGGCCTATCGATGTGGGGTTACACCGTGCTGACCGAGCTGGACAACTCACCGGTGCGCACTCAAGCCGCCCTGGCCGCGGCTATCGGCGCCGACAAGACACGCATCATCGCCGTCCTCGACAATCTGCAGCAGCTCGGATACATCGACCGCCGCCCCGATCCTGACGACCGTCGGGTCCGGCTGCTTGAGCTGTCCGAGCGCGGACGGACGATCAAAAGACAGGTGCAGCAGGCGATTCAGCGTGGCGAAGAGGGTTGGCTTTGCCAATTGACTCCCGCGGACCGCAAGTCGTTCTTGCGCATTCTTCAACAACTCACGCCGCGCCCAACCGATGATTGA
- a CDS encoding FKBP-type peptidyl-prolyl cis-trans isomerase, producing the protein MTAVKSSWAYSSVALAASVAATVTALAGAGTAIAAGSCPTAAPQNGGTPDWTLAGTTGSVAVTGSTDTTAPLVNVTAPFSVAQTQVHTLHAGDGPVVSNTAKVSVCYMGVNGRDGSVFDSSYQRGAPVDFPLTGVVPGFQKAIAGQKVGSTVAVAMVPADGYPQGQPSAGIQPGDSLVFAIKILSAAG; encoded by the coding sequence GTGACGGCCGTGAAATCCTCCTGGGCGTACTCCTCCGTCGCGCTTGCGGCTTCCGTCGCGGCCACCGTTACGGCGCTCGCCGGCGCCGGCACGGCCATCGCGGCCGGCTCATGCCCCACGGCGGCGCCGCAGAACGGCGGAACGCCCGACTGGACTCTGGCAGGCACCACCGGCAGCGTCGCGGTCACCGGATCCACGGACACGACCGCTCCGCTGGTGAACGTGACCGCACCGTTCAGCGTGGCCCAGACCCAGGTGCATACGCTGCACGCCGGAGACGGGCCGGTGGTGTCCAACACCGCTAAGGTCTCCGTCTGCTACATGGGCGTCAACGGACGTGACGGGTCGGTGTTCGACAGCAGCTACCAGCGCGGCGCCCCGGTCGACTTCCCGCTGACCGGAGTCGTGCCGGGCTTCCAGAAGGCCATCGCAGGGCAGAAGGTGGGGTCGACTGTCGCCGTCGCGATGGTCCCCGCCGACGGCTACCCCCAAGGCCAGCCCAGTGCGGGGATCCAGCCCGGCGACTCGCTCGTCTTCGCGATCAAGATTCTGAGTGCCGCGGGCTGA
- a CDS encoding L-lactate permease, producing MYRQVLDPVAHSLGWSSLVAAIPLAALFVLLGLLRVRAWVASVVSLAFAIAVAVLVYGMPTGQATLAASQGAVFGFFPILWIVINAIWVYQMTVQTGHFDVLRRSFATVSDDHRIQAVIIAFSFGALLEALAGFGTPVAVTSVMLLGLGFKPLKAAALALVANTAPVAFGAMATPIITLARVSGLSTDTLGAMVGRQTPIMSVFVPLVLVVIVDGRRGLRETWGAALTGGVVFGLGQYATSNFLSVPLADVIASLLSACALVLLMRVKAKRAKPSPAVVTAGGPGIQTAESVADGAPADTRAQVLRAYVPYAIVIAVFVVCQIPAVAKLLDRATSTVHWPGLHLYTAKGSPSALPNFTLNLLTTPGTQMLVAGVLTMAALRLSVPTALKAYGATLYQLRWAIVTVMAVLAVAFVMNASGQTITLGTWMAGAGGAFAVISPVLGWLGTAVTGSDTSANSLFGALQVTAAAKAGLSPVLMAASNSSGGVLGKMISPQNLAIGAAAVEMHGKEGDLFRRVVVWSLVFLAFICALSGLQAFVLSWMVP from the coding sequence ATGTATCGCCAGGTCCTTGATCCTGTGGCCCACTCGCTGGGTTGGAGTTCGCTCGTGGCTGCGATACCCCTGGCGGCGCTGTTCGTGCTGCTTGGTCTGTTGCGCGTGCGAGCATGGGTCGCCTCGGTGGTGTCTTTGGCTTTCGCGATTGCGGTCGCCGTCCTCGTCTACGGCATGCCGACCGGCCAAGCTACGCTGGCCGCCAGCCAGGGAGCCGTCTTCGGATTCTTCCCAATTCTCTGGATCGTGATCAACGCGATCTGGGTGTACCAGATGACAGTCCAGACAGGTCATTTCGACGTGCTTCGACGCAGCTTCGCGACCGTCAGTGACGATCACCGCATCCAGGCGGTCATCATCGCGTTTTCATTCGGCGCACTGCTGGAAGCTTTGGCGGGATTCGGTACGCCGGTCGCGGTCACCTCGGTGATGCTGCTCGGCCTGGGGTTCAAGCCACTCAAGGCGGCGGCGCTGGCTCTGGTGGCGAACACCGCTCCGGTTGCGTTCGGGGCGATGGCCACGCCCATCATCACCCTCGCCCGCGTTTCGGGATTGTCGACGGACACCTTGGGCGCCATGGTCGGACGGCAAACCCCCATCATGTCCGTCTTCGTCCCCCTGGTACTGGTAGTCATCGTCGACGGTAGGCGCGGCCTGCGCGAAACCTGGGGCGCCGCTCTCACCGGTGGCGTGGTGTTCGGCCTTGGCCAATACGCCACGTCAAACTTCTTGTCCGTGCCACTGGCCGACGTCATCGCCTCTTTACTGTCGGCGTGTGCCCTCGTTTTGCTGATGCGCGTCAAGGCTAAGCGTGCGAAACCTTCTCCCGCGGTGGTGACCGCGGGCGGTCCCGGCATCCAAACGGCGGAGAGTGTTGCGGACGGCGCTCCTGCTGATACCCGCGCCCAGGTGCTGCGGGCGTACGTGCCCTACGCGATCGTCATCGCCGTGTTTGTGGTGTGTCAGATCCCGGCGGTCGCCAAACTCCTCGACCGCGCGACCTCCACCGTGCACTGGCCGGGACTGCACCTGTACACCGCGAAGGGAAGCCCGTCGGCCCTGCCGAACTTCACCCTGAACCTACTGACCACCCCAGGCACCCAGATGCTCGTGGCGGGCGTTCTCACCATGGCGGCGCTGCGCCTGTCGGTACCGACTGCACTCAAAGCCTACGGCGCGACGCTATATCAGCTGCGGTGGGCAATCGTCACCGTAATGGCCGTGCTGGCAGTAGCTTTCGTGATGAATGCCTCCGGCCAGACGATCACCCTCGGCACGTGGATGGCCGGCGCGGGTGGTGCGTTCGCCGTGATCTCTCCCGTACTGGGTTGGCTCGGAACAGCGGTGACGGGCTCCGATACCTCGGCGAATTCATTGTTCGGTGCGCTCCAGGTGACAGCGGCGGCCAAGGCGGGACTCTCCCCCGTGCTGATGGCCGCCAGCAACAGCTCCGGCGGTGTGCTGGGCAAGATGATCTCGCCGCAAAATCTCGCCATCGGCGCCGCGGCAGTCGAAATGCACGGCAAGGAAGGTGATCTGTTCCGCCGCGTGGTCGTCTGGAGCTTGGTGTTCCTGGCGTTCATCTGCGCCCTGTCCGGGCTGCAGGCCTTCGTCCTCTCGTGGATGGTGCCGTGA